In one Rhodococcus sp. B50 genomic region, the following are encoded:
- a CDS encoding NADP-dependent isocitrate dehydrogenase: MSKIKVEGKVVELDGDEMTRIIWQFIKDKLIHPYLDVDLEYYDLGVEHRDATDDQVTIDAANAIKKHNVGVKCATITPDEARVEEFGLKKMWRSPNGTIRNILGGTIFRAPIIISNVPRLVPGWTKPVIVGRHAFGDQYRATDFKVDRPGTVTITFTPEDGSEPIQHEVCQIPEDGGVVMGMYNYKKSIQDFARASLSYGLQRNYPVYLSTKNTILKAYDGMFKDEFQRIYEEEFKAEFDAAGLTYEHRLIDDMVASSLKWEGGYVWACKNYDGDVQSDTVAQGYGSLGLMTSVLMTPDGKTVEAEAAHGTVTRHYRQHQQGKPTSTNPIASIFAWTRGLEHRGKLDNTPEVIEFAQQLEDVVIKTVESGQMTKDLALLVGPEQSWLTTEEFLGALDENLQKARA, encoded by the coding sequence ATGTCCAAGATCAAGGTTGAGGGTAAGGTCGTCGAGCTCGACGGCGACGAGATGACCCGCATCATCTGGCAGTTCATCAAAGACAAGCTGATCCACCCGTACCTGGACGTGGATCTCGAGTACTACGACCTCGGCGTGGAACACCGCGACGCCACCGATGATCAGGTGACGATCGACGCGGCGAACGCCATCAAGAAGCACAACGTCGGTGTCAAGTGCGCCACCATCACTCCCGACGAAGCGCGCGTCGAAGAGTTCGGTCTGAAGAAGATGTGGCGGTCGCCCAACGGCACCATCCGTAACATCCTCGGCGGCACCATCTTCCGTGCGCCCATCATCATCTCGAACGTGCCGCGTCTGGTTCCGGGCTGGACCAAGCCGGTCATCGTCGGCCGCCACGCGTTCGGTGACCAGTACCGCGCCACCGACTTCAAGGTCGACCGCCCGGGTACCGTCACCATCACCTTCACGCCGGAGGACGGCAGCGAGCCGATCCAGCACGAGGTCTGCCAGATCCCCGAGGACGGCGGCGTCGTCATGGGTATGTACAACTACAAGAAGTCCATCCAGGACTTCGCGCGCGCCTCGCTCTCGTACGGCCTGCAGCGCAACTACCCGGTCTACCTGTCGACCAAGAACACGATCCTGAAGGCCTACGACGGCATGTTCAAGGACGAGTTCCAGCGGATCTACGAGGAAGAGTTCAAGGCGGAGTTCGACGCCGCCGGACTCACCTACGAGCACCGCCTCATCGACGACATGGTCGCGTCGTCCCTCAAGTGGGAGGGCGGCTACGTCTGGGCCTGCAAGAACTACGACGGCGACGTCCAGTCCGACACCGTCGCCCAGGGCTACGGTTCGCTGGGCCTGATGACCTCCGTCCTGATGACCCCGGACGGCAAGACCGTCGAGGCGGAGGCCGCACACGGCACCGTCACGCGGCACTACCGCCAGCACCAGCAGGGCAAGCCGACGTCGACCAACCCGATCGCATCGATCTTCGCCTGGACCCGTGGCCTCGAGCATCGCGGCAAGCTGGACAACACCCCCGAGGTGATCGAGTTCGCGCAGCAGCTCGAGGACGTCGTCATCAAGACCGTCGAGAGCGGACAGATGACCAAGGACCTCGCTCTGCTGGTCGGCCCGGAGCAGTCCTGGCTGACCACCGAGGAGTTCCTCGGCGCACTCGACGAGAACCTGCAGAAGGCTCGCGCCTGA
- a CDS encoding LapA family protein yields the protein MTPRRVFAAVLVLLAALFVLQNRNSTSIDLFWISLQAPLWLVLVVIFAVGWLAGFLFERGR from the coding sequence ATGACTCCGCGCAGAGTGTTCGCGGCCGTTCTGGTGCTGCTCGCCGCGCTGTTCGTCCTCCAGAACCGGAACAGTACGAGCATCGATCTCTTCTGGATCTCGCTCCAGGCGCCGCTGTGGCTGGTGCTCGTCGTCATCTTCGCGGTCGGGTGGCTGGCCGGCTTCCTGTTCGAGCGCGGCCGCTGA
- the trpS gene encoding tryptophan--tRNA ligase: MSSTAEQNATKPKARPRVLSGIQPTSDSFHLGNFLGALAQWVPAQDENDAFYFIPDLHAITVPHEPKLLRKRVLVSVAQLLAIGIDPEKSVLFVQSQVPEHAELAWVLSCITGFGEASRMTQFKDKSAKQGTEHAGVGLFTYPILMAADILLYRASHVPVGEDQRQHLELTRDLAQRFNSRFGKTFVVPEPMIVKETAKIYDLQDPTSKMSKSAATDAGLINLLDDPKVSAKKIRSAVTDNEREIRFDRENKPGVSNLLTIQSALSGRSVDELVAGYEGKGYGDLKADTAEVLTEFVTPIRAKVDEYLTDPAELNRILAGGADRAREVASRTLAQVYDKVGFLPRT, encoded by the coding sequence ATGTCGAGCACTGCAGAACAGAACGCCACGAAGCCGAAGGCCCGCCCCCGTGTGCTGTCCGGCATCCAGCCCACCTCGGATTCGTTCCATCTCGGGAATTTCCTCGGGGCGCTGGCACAGTGGGTTCCGGCGCAGGACGAGAACGACGCCTTCTATTTCATCCCCGACCTGCACGCGATCACCGTTCCGCACGAGCCGAAGCTGCTGCGCAAGCGCGTGCTCGTCTCGGTGGCGCAGTTGCTCGCCATCGGTATCGATCCGGAGAAGTCCGTCCTGTTCGTGCAGAGCCAGGTGCCCGAGCACGCCGAGCTCGCCTGGGTCCTGAGCTGCATCACCGGTTTCGGTGAGGCCAGCCGGATGACCCAGTTCAAGGACAAGTCGGCCAAGCAGGGCACCGAGCACGCCGGAGTCGGCCTGTTCACCTATCCGATCCTCATGGCCGCCGACATCCTGCTCTACCGCGCCAGCCACGTGCCGGTGGGGGAGGACCAGCGTCAGCACCTCGAACTCACGCGAGATCTTGCGCAGCGCTTCAACTCCCGCTTCGGTAAGACTTTCGTCGTCCCCGAACCGATGATCGTGAAGGAGACCGCGAAGATCTACGACCTGCAGGATCCGACGTCGAAGATGAGCAAGTCCGCGGCGACCGACGCGGGCCTGATCAACCTGCTCGACGATCCGAAGGTCTCGGCGAAGAAGATTCGCTCGGCGGTCACCGACAACGAGCGCGAGATCCGCTTCGACCGCGAGAACAAGCCCGGCGTGTCGAACCTGCTCACCATCCAGTCGGCGCTGTCCGGCCGCAGCGTCGACGAACTCGTCGCCGGTTACGAGGGCAAGGGCTACGGCGATCTCAAGGCCGACACCGCCGAGGTGCTCACCGAGTTCGTCACCCCGATCCGCGCGAAGGTCGACGAATACCTCACCGATCCCGCCGAGCTGAACCGTATCCTCGCGGGCGGCGCGGACCGTGCCCGTGAGGTCGCGTCCCGCACCTTGGCTCAGGTCTATGACAAGGTGGGTTTTCTGCCGCGGACATAG
- a CDS encoding succinate dehydrogenase hydrophobic membrane anchor subunit — MTEAKTLGKEYDRPAGLDNPRSPRRAAKNNFELYAWLFMRLSGLALIILVLGHLFIMLMLDEGVHRINFAFVAGRWSSPFWQVWDLSMLWLAQLHGGNGLRTVIADYARKDSTRFWLNTILVVSMILIMGLGTYVIFTFDPNITAS; from the coding sequence ATGACCGAAGCGAAGACCCTCGGTAAGGAATACGACCGGCCCGCCGGTCTGGACAACCCGCGCTCGCCGCGTCGCGCCGCGAAGAACAACTTCGAGCTCTACGCCTGGTTGTTCATGCGCCTGTCCGGCCTCGCTCTGATCATCCTGGTCCTCGGTCACCTCTTCATCATGCTGATGCTCGACGAGGGCGTGCACCGCATCAACTTCGCGTTCGTCGCGGGCCGCTGGTCCAGCCCGTTCTGGCAGGTCTGGGACCTGTCGATGTTGTGGCTCGCGCAGCTGCACGGCGGTAACGGTCTGCGCACCGTCATCGCGGACTACGCACGTAAGGACTCCACCCGGTTCTGGCTCAACACGATCCTCGTCGTGTCGATGATCCTGATCATGGGCCTGGGCACCTACGTGATCTTCACCTTCGACCCGAACATCACGGCGAGCTAG
- the sdhA gene encoding succinate dehydrogenase flavoprotein subunit produces MQEHRYDVVIVGAGGAGMRAAIEAGPRARTAVLTKLYPTRSHTGAAQGGMCAALANVEEDNWEWHTFDTVKGGDYLVDQDAAEIMAKEAIDAVLDLEKMGLPFNRTPEGKIDQRRFGGHTRDHGKAPVRRACYAADRTGHMILQTLYQNCVKHDVEFFNEFYALDITLTETENGPVATGVIAYELATGEIHVFHAKAIVFATGGSGRMYKTTSNAHTLTGDGLGIIFRKGLPLEDMEFHQFHPTGLAGLGILISEAVRGEGGILRNADGERFMERYAPTIKDLAPRDIVARSMVLEVLEGRGAGPNKDYVYIDVTHLGEDVLEEKLPDITEFSRTYLGVDPVTELVPVYPTCHYVMGGIPTNVDGEVLRDNENVVPGLYAAGECACVSVHGANRLGTNSLLDINVFGRRAGIAAAEYANSTKHVEMPEQPTKYVDDWLDLILHQGGKERVADIRTELQQTMDNNASVFRTEETLTQALNDIHELKKRYKEITVHDKGKRYNSDLLEAVELGFLLEMAEVTVVGALNRKESRGGHAREDYPKRDDENFLRHTMAYKVGEDLISDIRLDYKPVVQTRYEPMERKY; encoded by the coding sequence ATGCAGGAACATCGTTACGACGTAGTCATCGTCGGCGCCGGCGGCGCCGGCATGCGTGCGGCCATCGAAGCCGGCCCGCGTGCGCGCACCGCAGTGCTCACGAAGCTCTACCCCACCCGCAGCCACACCGGCGCCGCTCAGGGTGGCATGTGTGCCGCCCTCGCGAACGTCGAAGAGGACAACTGGGAGTGGCACACCTTCGACACCGTCAAGGGTGGCGACTACCTGGTCGACCAGGACGCCGCGGAGATCATGGCCAAGGAGGCCATCGACGCCGTCCTCGACCTCGAGAAGATGGGTCTTCCGTTCAACCGGACGCCCGAGGGCAAGATCGACCAGCGTCGCTTCGGTGGTCACACCCGCGACCACGGCAAGGCGCCGGTCCGTCGCGCGTGCTACGCCGCCGACCGCACCGGTCACATGATCCTCCAGACGCTGTACCAGAACTGTGTCAAGCACGACGTCGAGTTCTTCAACGAGTTCTACGCGCTCGACATCACCCTCACCGAGACCGAGAACGGTCCCGTCGCGACGGGTGTCATCGCGTACGAGCTCGCGACCGGCGAGATCCACGTCTTCCACGCCAAGGCGATCGTCTTCGCGACGGGCGGCTCGGGCCGTATGTACAAGACGACCTCGAACGCCCACACCCTCACCGGTGACGGCCTCGGCATCATCTTCCGCAAGGGCCTGCCGCTCGAGGACATGGAGTTCCACCAGTTCCATCCCACGGGCCTGGCCGGGCTCGGCATCCTCATCTCGGAGGCCGTGCGTGGTGAGGGCGGCATCCTCCGCAACGCCGACGGCGAGCGGTTCATGGAGCGCTACGCCCCCACCATCAAGGACCTCGCACCGCGCGACATCGTCGCCCGGTCGATGGTGCTCGAGGTGCTCGAGGGTCGCGGTGCCGGACCGAACAAGGACTACGTCTACATCGACGTGACCCACCTCGGCGAGGACGTCCTCGAGGAGAAGCTGCCCGACATCACCGAGTTCTCGCGCACCTATCTCGGCGTCGACCCCGTCACCGAGCTCGTGCCCGTGTACCCGACCTGCCACTACGTCATGGGCGGTATCCCGACCAACGTCGACGGCGAGGTCCTGCGCGACAACGAGAACGTCGTGCCCGGCCTGTACGCGGCCGGCGAGTGCGCGTGCGTGTCCGTCCACGGCGCCAACCGTCTCGGCACCAACTCACTGCTCGACATCAACGTCTTCGGTCGCCGCGCGGGTATCGCCGCTGCGGAGTACGCCAACAGCACGAAGCACGTCGAGATGCCGGAGCAACCGACGAAGTACGTCGACGACTGGCTCGACCTGATCCTGCATCAGGGTGGCAAGGAGCGGGTCGCCGACATCCGCACCGAGCTGCAGCAGACGATGGACAACAACGCGTCGGTGTTCCGCACCGAGGAGACGTTGACGCAGGCGCTCAACGACATCCACGAGCTGAAGAAGCGCTACAAGGAGATCACCGTCCACGACAAGGGCAAGCGCTACAACAGCGACCTGCTCGAGGCCGTGGAGCTCGGCTTCCTCCTCGAAATGGCCGAGGTGACGGTCGTCGGCGCCCTGAACCGCAAGGAATCGCGCGGCGGCCACGCCCGCGAGGACTACCCGAAGCGCGACGACGAGAACTTCCTCCGGCACACCATGGCGTACAAGGTGGGCGAGGACCTGATCTCCGACATTCGCCTGGACTACAAGCCGGTGGTCCAGACCCGGTACGAGCCCATGGAGCGTAAGTACTGA
- a CDS encoding thymidine phosphorylase — protein MPDIVTVIRRKRDGHELSGTEIDWVIEAFTHGVVSDAQMSALAMAVWFRGMSRAETARWTTAMIDSGRRLDFSALGLRTVDKHSTGGVGDKITLPLAPLVAACGVAVPQLSGRGLGHTGGTLDKLEAIPGWKADLSTAEIAEILTDPAVGAVVCAASADLAPADRKLYALRDVTGTVESIPLIASSIMSKKIAEGTGALVLDVKVGSGAFMKELGEARELARTMVELGTDEGLHTTALLTRMDSPLGRTAGNALEVREAVEVLAGGGPDDVVELTLALAREMLEAAGVDDVDPADRLRDGTAMDRWNAMINAQGGDPAAPLPVATHTETFHADADGVLSELDAYAVGIAAWRLGAGRERQGQDVQPGAGVELHAVLGDRVRAGQPVATLHTDTPGRIPDALAALRKGVRISDTAPARQPLVIERIRA, from the coding sequence GTGCCTGACATCGTCACCGTCATCCGCCGCAAGCGCGACGGGCACGAGCTCTCCGGCACCGAGATCGATTGGGTCATCGAAGCGTTCACCCACGGCGTGGTCTCCGACGCTCAGATGTCCGCCCTGGCGATGGCCGTCTGGTTCCGTGGCATGAGCCGGGCGGAGACGGCGCGGTGGACCACCGCGATGATCGACTCCGGTCGCCGTCTCGATTTCTCCGCACTCGGCCTGCGCACCGTCGACAAGCACTCGACCGGGGGAGTGGGGGACAAGATCACCCTGCCGCTCGCGCCGCTCGTCGCGGCGTGCGGCGTCGCCGTCCCGCAGCTGTCCGGCCGCGGCCTCGGTCACACCGGCGGAACCCTCGACAAGCTCGAGGCGATCCCCGGGTGGAAGGCCGACCTGAGCACCGCGGAGATAGCCGAAATCCTCACCGACCCGGCCGTCGGCGCGGTCGTGTGCGCGGCGAGCGCCGACCTCGCCCCCGCCGACCGCAAGCTGTACGCGCTCCGCGACGTCACGGGAACCGTCGAGTCGATCCCGCTCATCGCCAGTTCGATCATGAGCAAGAAGATCGCCGAGGGCACCGGAGCGCTGGTCCTCGACGTGAAGGTCGGCAGCGGTGCCTTCATGAAGGAGCTCGGCGAGGCCCGCGAGCTGGCGCGCACCATGGTCGAGCTCGGTACCGACGAGGGGTTGCACACCACCGCCCTGCTCACCCGCATGGACAGCCCGCTCGGCCGGACCGCGGGTAACGCACTCGAGGTGCGGGAGGCCGTCGAGGTACTCGCAGGTGGCGGGCCCGACGACGTCGTCGAGCTGACCCTGGCCCTCGCCCGCGAGATGCTCGAGGCCGCCGGTGTCGACGACGTCGATCCCGCCGACCGGCTCCGTGACGGCACCGCGATGGACCGATGGAACGCGATGATCAACGCCCAGGGAGGCGACCCGGCGGCACCCTTGCCGGTCGCGACGCACACCGAGACCTTCCACGCAGACGCGGACGGGGTGCTTTCCGAACTCGACGCCTACGCGGTCGGTATCGCGGCCTGGCGCCTCGGAGCCGGCCGCGAACGGCAGGGGCAGGACGTGCAGCCCGGGGCAGGTGTCGAACTGCACGCGGTCCTGGGAGACCGCGTCCGTGCGGGACAGCCCGTCGCGACGCTGCACACCGACACTCCGGGACGTATTCCCGACGCCCTCGCCGCCCTCCGCAAGGGTGTCCGCATCTCCGACACTGCGCCCGCCCGGCAGCCGCTCGTGATCGAACGTATCCGGGCGTAG
- a CDS encoding exodeoxyribonuclease III — MPLVITTVNVNGVRAAAAKGLVDWLASSAADIVCLQEVRATEKQFHAAIAPALEAGWHCVGAESSAKGRAGVAILSRVPADAVRVGFDVDEFASAGRYIEADFGDVTVGSLYLPTGEAQTPKQDEKEHFMKSFATYLAERYAAATAAGRDMVVCGDWNIAPSERDIKNWKGNVKKSGFLPEERAWVGDLLEAGWHDVVRTLHGDVAGPYSWWSYRGKAFDTDAGWRIDYHLVTPALAARATEARVERAASYDQRWSDHAPVTVAFDR, encoded by the coding sequence GTGCCTCTCGTCATCACCACCGTGAACGTCAACGGCGTGCGCGCCGCCGCAGCCAAGGGTCTCGTCGACTGGCTCGCCTCGTCGGCCGCCGACATCGTGTGCCTGCAGGAGGTGCGCGCCACCGAGAAGCAGTTCCACGCCGCCATCGCCCCGGCACTCGAGGCCGGCTGGCACTGCGTCGGCGCGGAGTCCTCGGCCAAGGGTCGCGCCGGGGTTGCGATCCTCTCGCGCGTACCGGCGGATGCCGTGCGGGTCGGCTTCGACGTCGACGAGTTCGCGTCGGCCGGTCGCTACATCGAAGCCGACTTCGGCGACGTGACGGTCGGAAGCCTCTACCTGCCGACCGGGGAAGCGCAGACCCCGAAGCAGGACGAGAAGGAACACTTCATGAAGAGCTTCGCGACCTACCTCGCCGAGCGGTACGCCGCGGCGACGGCCGCGGGCCGCGACATGGTGGTGTGCGGCGACTGGAACATCGCCCCCAGCGAACGGGACATCAAGAACTGGAAGGGCAACGTCAAGAAGTCCGGCTTCCTGCCCGAGGAACGCGCCTGGGTCGGCGACCTCCTCGAGGCGGGTTGGCACGACGTGGTGCGCACACTCCACGGCGACGTCGCAGGTCCCTATTCGTGGTGGTCGTACCGCGGCAAGGCATTCGACACCGACGCCGGCTGGCGCATCGACTACCACCTCGTGACCCCGGCTCTGGCGGCCCGCGCGACCGAGGCCCGCGTCGAACGTGCAGCGAGCTACGACCAGCGCTGGTCCGACCACGCGCCGGTGACGGTGGCCTTCGATCGCTGA
- a CDS encoding succinate dehydrogenase iron-sulfur subunit, with protein MTTIEKTDAGASTLPPVPEGATMVTLKIARFNPEDDKGQHWDSFQVPALPSDRLLNLLGYVKGYLDGTLTFRRSCAHGVCGSDAMRVNGVNRLACKILMKDLLDKNGKDVTITIEPIRGLPVEKDLVVDMEPFFDAYRAVKPFLMTTGNEPTRERIQSQADRARFDDTTKCILCACCTTSCPVYWSDGSYFGPAAIVNAHRFIFDSRDEGASERLDILNDKEGVWRCRTTFNCTDACPRGIQVTKAIQEVKRALMFAR; from the coding sequence ATGACTACCATCGAGAAGACCGACGCAGGCGCTTCGACCCTGCCGCCCGTGCCCGAGGGCGCGACGATGGTCACCCTCAAGATCGCTCGGTTCAACCCGGAGGACGACAAGGGCCAGCACTGGGATTCGTTCCAGGTTCCGGCGCTGCCGTCCGACCGTCTGCTCAACCTGCTGGGCTACGTCAAGGGTTACCTCGACGGCACGCTCACCTTCCGCCGCAGCTGCGCGCACGGCGTGTGCGGCTCCGACGCGATGCGTGTCAACGGCGTCAACCGTCTGGCCTGCAAGATCCTCATGAAGGATCTGCTGGACAAGAACGGCAAGGACGTCACGATCACGATCGAGCCGATCCGTGGCCTGCCGGTCGAGAAGGACCTCGTCGTCGACATGGAGCCCTTCTTCGACGCGTACCGCGCCGTGAAGCCGTTCCTCATGACCACCGGAAACGAGCCGACTCGCGAGCGCATCCAGTCGCAGGCCGACCGTGCCCGGTTCGACGACACCACCAAGTGCATCCTGTGCGCGTGCTGCACCACGTCGTGCCCGGTGTACTGGAGCGACGGCAGCTACTTCGGCCCCGCCGCGATCGTCAACGCGCACCGGTTCATCTTCGATTCGCGTGACGAGGGTGCTTCGGAGCGTCTGGACATCCTCAACGACAAGGAAGGTGTGTGGCGCTGCCGCACCACCTTCAACTGCACCGACGCGTGCCCCCGTGGCATCCAGGTGACGAAGGCGATCCAGGAGGTCAAGCGCGCGCTCATGTTCGCTCGCTGA
- the sdhC gene encoding succinate dehydrogenase, cytochrome b556 subunit codes for MSSTTEAAPAKAGRTRSLYRGDPGMWSWVLHRITGVATFFFLFVHVLDTALVRVNPETYDAVIETYKNPIVGLMELGLVAMVLYHALNGLRVMLVDFWSKGPKYQRVMLWTILAIWFVVMIPASVRILYNTFAGH; via the coding sequence ATGAGCAGCACGACTGAAGCCGCCCCCGCAAAGGCGGGGCGCACACGGTCGCTTTACCGGGGAGACCCCGGCATGTGGTCCTGGGTATTGCACCGGATCACCGGCGTGGCGACATTCTTCTTCCTTTTCGTCCACGTCCTCGACACCGCACTCGTCCGGGTCAACCCCGAGACCTACGACGCGGTGATCGAAACGTACAAGAATCCGATCGTCGGCCTCATGGAGCTCGGCCTGGTTGCGATGGTCCTGTACCACGCACTCAACGGCCTGCGGGTCATGCTCGTGGACTTCTGGTCGAAGGGCCCGAAGTACCAGCGCGTGATGCTCTGGACGATCCTCGCGATCTGGTTCGTGGTGATGATCCCCGCGTCCGTTCGCATCCTCTACAACACATTTGCGGGGCACTGA
- a CDS encoding adenosine deaminase, translating into MNGRLTPELVRTAPKVVLHDHLDGGLRPRTVLELADACGWSLPAHTESDLARWFRESADSGSLERYLETFEHTVAVMQTAQGLERVARECVLDLADDGVVYAEVRFAPEQHLEKGLSLDEVVEHVLEGFRAGESEVAASGRRIRVRCLLTAMRHAARSLEIAELAVRFRDRGVAGFDIAGAEAGNPPSRHLDAFEYTRAANAHFTIHAGEAFGLPSIHEAVAFCGTDRLGHGVRIVDDIDVRDDGTATLGRLANYIRDKRIPLELCPSSNVQTGAVRALSEHPFDLLARLRFRVTVNTDNRLMSDTTMTHEMVRLVDTFGYGWVDLERFTINAMKSAFLPFDQRLELIDDVIKPGYAVLVG; encoded by the coding sequence ATGAACGGCCGGCTGACTCCCGAACTCGTCCGCACCGCACCCAAAGTGGTCCTTCACGACCACCTCGACGGCGGTCTCCGTCCGCGGACGGTCCTCGAACTCGCGGACGCGTGCGGTTGGTCGCTGCCGGCGCACACCGAGTCGGATCTCGCGCGGTGGTTCCGCGAGTCCGCCGACAGCGGCTCGCTCGAGCGCTATCTCGAGACGTTCGAGCACACCGTCGCCGTGATGCAGACGGCGCAAGGGCTCGAACGTGTCGCCCGGGAATGCGTCCTCGACCTCGCCGACGACGGCGTGGTGTACGCCGAGGTGCGGTTCGCACCCGAACAGCATCTCGAGAAAGGGCTGTCGCTCGACGAGGTCGTCGAGCACGTCCTCGAAGGCTTCCGGGCCGGGGAATCGGAGGTGGCGGCGAGCGGTCGGCGCATCCGGGTGCGCTGCCTGCTCACCGCGATGCGGCACGCGGCCCGGTCGTTGGAGATCGCCGAGCTCGCCGTGCGCTTCCGCGACCGCGGAGTGGCGGGCTTCGACATCGCCGGCGCCGAGGCGGGCAACCCGCCCAGCCGGCATCTCGACGCCTTCGAATACACCCGCGCGGCCAACGCCCACTTCACTATCCACGCCGGGGAGGCGTTCGGGCTCCCGTCCATCCACGAGGCCGTTGCCTTCTGCGGCACCGACCGGCTCGGCCACGGCGTGCGGATCGTCGACGACATCGACGTGCGCGACGACGGAACCGCAACCCTCGGCCGGCTCGCGAACTACATCCGCGACAAACGCATCCCGCTCGAACTGTGCCCGTCCTCGAACGTGCAGACCGGCGCGGTGCGTGCCCTGTCGGAGCATCCCTTCGACCTGCTGGCCCGCCTGCGCTTCCGTGTCACCGTCAACACCGACAACCGGTTGATGAGCGACACCACGATGACGCACGAGATGGTGCGGCTCGTCGACACCTTCGGCTACGGGTGGGTCGACCTCGAACGGTTCACGATCAACGCCATGAAGTCGGCCTTCCTCCCGTTCGACCAGCGGCTCGAGCTGATCGACGACGTCATCAAACCGGGATACGCCGTCCTCGTCGGGTAG
- a CDS encoding YhjD/YihY/BrkB family envelope integrity protein, whose protein sequence is MAGEPDEKPGFLDRQRAAHPVLDRILRAGVRYQDNKGDYYAAGLTYFTVLAVVPIIMLVFSVAGFVLAGRPELLDQIQQVISENIPGQLGGTVQSLIDSAIESRGAVGLIGLLTASYAGLGWITNLREALTAMWEHPRDKGNFFVVKLRDGGALVSLGLAMAVSLALSALSSGPVAHRLVELFNMENLIGIGVGLRVLALVMATAASSLVFTWVIARLPREPVPFRSALVAGVIAGIGFELLKQTGSLYLERVLNGPAGVAFGPILGILVFGNLTARLVLICTAFAATSRASLALAHHPAPTGAVITPRLEVHEGLDARRGAALLGAGLLGGLLAGRRLRRK, encoded by the coding sequence ATGGCCGGCGAACCCGACGAGAAGCCGGGATTTCTCGATCGTCAGCGGGCGGCACATCCGGTGCTCGACCGCATCCTCCGGGCCGGTGTGCGGTACCAGGACAACAAGGGCGACTACTACGCGGCCGGTCTGACCTACTTCACGGTGCTGGCCGTCGTCCCCATCATCATGCTCGTGTTCTCGGTGGCCGGCTTCGTACTCGCCGGACGACCCGAACTGCTCGATCAGATCCAGCAGGTCATCTCCGAGAACATTCCCGGTCAGCTCGGCGGCACCGTACAGAGCCTGATCGACTCGGCGATCGAATCCCGTGGCGCGGTCGGTCTCATCGGCCTGCTCACCGCGTCGTATGCGGGCCTGGGCTGGATCACGAATCTGCGCGAGGCCCTCACGGCCATGTGGGAACATCCGCGCGACAAGGGCAACTTCTTCGTGGTCAAGCTGCGCGACGGCGGGGCTCTCGTGAGTCTCGGACTCGCGATGGCTGTGTCGTTGGCGCTGTCGGCGCTCAGTAGCGGTCCGGTCGCGCACCGGCTCGTGGAGCTGTTCAACATGGAGAACCTCATCGGCATCGGTGTGGGACTGCGGGTGTTGGCGCTGGTCATGGCCACCGCCGCCTCGAGCCTCGTGTTCACCTGGGTGATCGCGCGCCTGCCCCGGGAACCCGTTCCGTTCCGAAGTGCGCTCGTTGCGGGTGTGATCGCCGGGATCGGTTTCGAACTGCTCAAGCAGACCGGTTCGCTCTACCTCGAACGCGTGCTCAACGGGCCGGCGGGCGTCGCCTTCGGTCCCATCCTCGGCATCCTCGTGTTCGGGAACCTCACAGCGCGTCTGGTGCTCATCTGCACCGCGTTCGCAGCGACGTCACGGGCGAGCCTGGCGCTCGCTCACCATCCCGCGCCCACAGGAGCGGTCATCACGCCCCGTCTCGAAGTACACGAGGGCCTCGACGCGCGCCGCGGCGCCGCTCTCCTGGGTGCGGGTCTGCTCGGTGGTCTCCTGGCCGGACGGCGACTCCGGCGGAAGTGA
- a CDS encoding cytidine deaminase produces MPDIDWKMLRAKAHEVMERAYAPYSGFPVGAAALTVDGRMVLGCNVENVSHGLGLCAECVLVGNLFAQGGGRLRAVAVCDSRGHVLTPCGRCRQVLLEHGGPDLEVDAQDGPRRLSDLLPDAFGPDDLAAVRKNEDRRA; encoded by the coding sequence ATGCCGGACATCGACTGGAAAATGTTGCGCGCCAAAGCACATGAGGTGATGGAGCGAGCCTACGCGCCCTACTCCGGATTCCCGGTGGGGGCTGCCGCCCTCACTGTCGACGGTCGAATGGTCCTCGGGTGCAATGTGGAAAATGTCTCACACGGACTGGGTCTGTGTGCCGAATGTGTACTGGTCGGTAACTTGTTCGCGCAGGGTGGAGGCCGCCTCCGGGCCGTCGCCGTGTGCGACTCCCGGGGCCATGTCCTGACCCCGTGCGGGCGGTGCCGGCAGGTGCTCCTCGAACACGGCGGCCCCGACCTCGAGGTGGACGCCCAGGACGGCCCCCGTCGCCTGTCCGACCTCCTCCCCGATGCGTTCGGTCCCGACGATCTCGCGGCCGTTCGGAAGAACGAGGACCGCCGTGCCTGA